A part of Nocardioides plantarum genomic DNA contains:
- a CDS encoding L,D-transpeptidase family protein: protein MTAVRRFLLVLVVGVLVLAAFGVAWSQRGSSDQPSAAARETSGAADPTTGSAPTSEPTSDPTSDPTSEPTSVPTSEAPTSEAPTTEPPSATPTTAPTTAPPTKAPAPEPELKPGPALLSPGDQGDEVKVLQARLRQIDWFNQDVTGTYGDVTRAAVEGFQAKREIPVTGEVDKRTMSRLVAMTTEPTADELANKVGGNVPGALDARCKTGRVLCVDKTSRTLRWVIDGQVELTVDVRFGSDELPTREGAFQVERKSRDHVSSIYNTPMPFAMFFSRGQAVHYSPDFAARGYAGASHGCVNVRDRDAIAGLFDQVKVGDKVIVYRS, encoded by the coding sequence ATGACCGCCGTCCGCCGCTTCCTCCTCGTCCTCGTCGTGGGGGTCCTCGTCCTCGCCGCCTTCGGCGTCGCCTGGTCCCAGCGTGGGTCGAGCGACCAGCCCTCCGCCGCCGCCCGGGAGACCTCCGGTGCCGCCGACCCGACGACCGGGTCTGCGCCCACGTCGGAGCCGACGTCCGACCCGACGTCCGACCCGACGTCCGAGCCGACCAGCGTGCCGACGTCCGAGGCCCCCACGTCCGAGGCCCCCACCACCGAGCCTCCCTCCGCCACCCCGACCACCGCGCCGACCACCGCGCCGCCGACCAAGGCCCCGGCCCCGGAGCCCGAGCTGAAGCCCGGACCGGCCCTGCTCTCCCCCGGCGACCAGGGCGACGAGGTCAAGGTGCTGCAGGCCCGGCTGCGTCAGATCGACTGGTTCAACCAGGACGTCACCGGCACCTACGGCGACGTGACGCGCGCCGCGGTCGAGGGCTTCCAGGCCAAGCGGGAGATCCCGGTGACCGGTGAGGTCGACAAGCGCACGATGTCCCGCCTCGTGGCGATGACCACCGAGCCCACGGCCGACGAGCTGGCCAACAAGGTAGGCGGCAACGTGCCCGGCGCGCTCGACGCCCGGTGCAAGACCGGCCGCGTCCTGTGTGTCGACAAGACCTCACGCACCCTGCGCTGGGTGATCGACGGTCAGGTGGAGCTGACGGTCGACGTCCGCTTCGGCTCCGACGAGCTGCCGACCCGCGAGGGCGCGTTCCAGGTCGAGCGCAAGAGTCGCGACCACGTGTCGTCGATCTACAACACCCCGATGCCCTTCGCGATGTTCTTCTCGCGCGGGCAGGCCGTGCACTACTCGCCCGACTTCGCCGCCCGCGGCTACGCCGGCGCCTCCCACGGCTGCGTCAACGTCCGCGACCGCGACGCGATCGCCGGGCTGTTCGACCAGGTCAAGGTCGGCGACAAGGTCATCGTCTACCGGTCCTGA
- a CDS encoding demethylmenaquinone methyltransferase → MARADLDKHPTDVRRMFDGVAKRYDLTNDVLSLGQDRRWRREVIDAVDPQHGERVLDLAAGTGTSSEPFAERGARVVPCDFSLGMLEVGKRARPHLPFTAGDGTRLPFSDATFDAVTISFGLRNIVDPLAGLRELRRVTRPGGRLVVCEFSHPTWAPFRTVYVEYLMKALPPVARAVSSAPDAYVYLAESIRAWPDQQGLADLIAEAGWRGAEWKNLSGGIVALHRGTA, encoded by the coding sequence GTGGCCCGCGCTGATCTCGACAAGCACCCGACCGACGTACGACGGATGTTCGACGGGGTGGCCAAGCGCTACGACCTGACCAACGACGTCCTCTCGCTGGGCCAGGACCGACGGTGGCGCCGCGAGGTGATCGACGCCGTCGACCCGCAGCACGGCGAGCGCGTGCTCGACCTGGCCGCCGGCACCGGCACCTCGAGCGAGCCGTTCGCCGAGCGCGGTGCGCGCGTCGTCCCGTGCGACTTCTCGCTCGGCATGCTCGAGGTGGGCAAGAGGGCCCGCCCCCACCTGCCGTTCACGGCCGGGGACGGCACCCGCCTCCCGTTCTCCGACGCGACGTTCGACGCGGTCACGATCTCGTTCGGGCTGCGCAACATCGTCGACCCGCTCGCCGGCCTGCGCGAGCTGCGCCGCGTCACCCGGCCCGGGGGTCGGCTGGTCGTCTGCGAGTTCAGCCACCCGACGTGGGCGCCGTTCCGCACCGTCTACGTCGAGTACCTCATGAAGGCCCTGCCGCCGGTCGCGCGCGCCGTGTCGTCCGCGCCCGATGCCTACGTCTACCTCGCCGAGTCGATCCGGGCCTGGCCCGACCAGCAGGGCCTGGCCGACCTCATCGCCGAGGCGGGCTGGCGCGGCGCCGAGTGGAAGAACCTCTCCGGCGGCATCGTCGCGCTGCACCGCGGTACCGCCTGA
- a CDS encoding AIM24 family protein: MINVPGGSTVYDAQSLPSNDNVNSYSFCIDLDGEWFTAAGAMIAYYGNVDFAGVAAFASRAAWVASRFSSPLYTQDWVVASGRGKLVIGDRGNDINSYDLEVGNLTIKAKNLLAFETGLELKQSIVPGFLTLIGTGKFLASSVGPVIFVEPPFRADPDALLGWADCPSPSVHYDHNWMAQSFMAGIQGMFGRESGEERQYDFTGAGTILMQSSELLRADSALVRLVESQTNLLDANSAGALGHKLVARSQQA; this comes from the coding sequence ATGATCAACGTTCCCGGCGGCTCCACCGTCTACGACGCCCAGTCCCTGCCGTCCAACGACAACGTCAACAGCTACTCGTTCTGCATCGACCTCGACGGCGAGTGGTTCACCGCCGCGGGCGCGATGATCGCCTACTACGGCAACGTCGACTTCGCCGGCGTCGCGGCGTTCGCCTCGCGCGCCGCGTGGGTGGCGTCGCGCTTCTCCTCGCCGCTCTACACCCAGGACTGGGTCGTCGCCTCGGGCCGGGGCAAGCTGGTCATCGGCGACCGGGGCAACGACATCAACTCCTACGACCTCGAGGTCGGCAACCTGACCATCAAGGCCAAGAACCTGCTGGCCTTCGAGACCGGCCTCGAGCTCAAGCAGTCGATCGTGCCGGGGTTCCTGACGCTCATCGGCACGGGCAAGTTCCTGGCCTCCTCGGTGGGCCCGGTGATCTTCGTCGAGCCGCCGTTCCGAGCCGACCCCGACGCGCTGCTCGGCTGGGCCGACTGCCCGTCCCCGTCGGTCCACTACGACCACAACTGGATGGCGCAGTCGTTCATGGCCGGCATCCAGGGCATGTTCGGGCGCGAGTCGGGCGAGGAGCGCCAGTACGACTTTACCGGCGCGGGCACGATCCTGATGCAGTCCTCGGAGCTGCTGCGCGCCGACTCCGCGCTCGTCCGGCTGGTCGAGTCGCAGACCAACCTGCTCGACGCCAACTCGGCGGGGGCGTTGGGGCACAAGCTGGTGGCTCGGTCTCAGCAAGCCTGA
- a CDS encoding AIM24 family protein, with protein MSFEQVNKKVIRTDVAPGGEVIARRGAMLGYSGGITFRPISGAGGVGGMVGRAMQGESVAMMVAEGQGNALYGFRGLYVTLVQLHNETLTVEADRLLAHHANLSTSVEMIGSGGIRQAVRGAVSGQGLFTTKVSGTGSVALLSHGGTFEIPLDGSGMVGVDPQAYVGHVGALQIGFKVSGGVRDVVGRGSGEATQLHCTGHGRVYVQASEEKF; from the coding sequence ATGAGCTTCGAGCAGGTCAACAAGAAGGTGATCCGCACCGACGTCGCGCCCGGGGGCGAGGTGATCGCCCGGCGCGGCGCGATGCTGGGCTACTCCGGCGGCATCACGTTCCGTCCGATCAGCGGCGCCGGCGGCGTCGGGGGCATGGTCGGGCGCGCCATGCAGGGCGAGAGCGTCGCGATGATGGTCGCGGAGGGCCAGGGCAACGCCCTCTACGGCTTCCGCGGCCTCTACGTGACCCTCGTGCAGCTCCACAACGAGACCCTCACGGTCGAGGCCGACCGGCTGCTCGCACACCACGCCAACCTCTCGACCTCGGTCGAGATGATCGGCTCCGGCGGCATCCGCCAGGCCGTGCGCGGCGCCGTGTCGGGCCAGGGCCTGTTCACCACCAAGGTGAGCGGCACCGGCTCGGTCGCGCTGCTCTCGCACGGCGGCACGTTCGAGATCCCCCTCGACGGCAGCGGCATGGTCGGCGTCGACCCGCAGGCCTACGTCGGCCACGTCGGCGCACTGCAGATCGGCTTCAAGGTCAGCGGCGGCGTCCGCGACGTCGTCGGTCGGGGCTCCGGCGAGGCGACCCAGCTCCACTGCACCGGCCACGGCCGGGTCTACGTCCAGGCCTCGGAGGAGAAGTTCTGA
- a CDS encoding AIM24 family protein, whose product MATLTADKKVLHADLTGDSVRAAQGAMVAYTGNVTFKHAGMGGGGGFRAAVRQRVAGESITLMECQGQGRVYLAQDALDVTVVQLDNDKLTVESEHILAVTDGLKLDVQFAGLRGMTSGQGLATTSVTGSGQCAIMSDGPMIPLAVAPGMPLVVDPDAYVASTGQLQMSLVSGVTWRSLVGEGGGEPFSLRFEGQGTVYIQPAER is encoded by the coding sequence ATGGCGACCCTCACCGCCGACAAGAAGGTGCTGCACGCCGACCTCACCGGCGACAGCGTGCGCGCCGCCCAGGGCGCGATGGTCGCCTACACCGGCAACGTCACCTTCAAGCACGCCGGGATGGGCGGCGGTGGAGGCTTCCGCGCCGCCGTGCGCCAGCGGGTGGCGGGCGAGAGCATCACCCTGATGGAGTGCCAGGGCCAGGGCCGGGTCTACCTCGCCCAGGACGCCCTCGACGTCACGGTGGTCCAGCTCGACAACGACAAGCTCACGGTCGAGTCCGAGCACATCCTCGCGGTGACCGACGGCCTCAAGCTCGACGTGCAGTTCGCCGGCCTGCGCGGCATGACGTCGGGCCAGGGCCTGGCGACGACGTCGGTCACCGGCTCGGGGCAGTGCGCGATCATGTCCGACGGCCCGATGATCCCGCTGGCCGTCGCCCCGGGGATGCCGCTGGTCGTCGATCCCGACGCCTACGTCGCCAGCACCGGCCAGCTGCAGATGTCGCTGGTCTCCGGCGTCACCTGGCGCAGCCTGGTCGGCGAGGGCGGCGGCGAGCCGTTCAGCCTGCGGTTCGAGGGCCAGGGCACCGTCTACATCCAGCCCGCGGAGAGGTGA
- a CDS encoding NADH-quinone oxidoreductase subunit A, with protein MDLYTPVLVLAALAAIFAIGSIATSAFVIGPRRYNRAKLDSYECGIEPTPQPVGGGRFPVKYYIIAMLFIVFDIEIIFLYPWAVNFDAMAVFGLVEMVLFVATVFVAYAYVWRRGGLDWD; from the coding sequence ATGGACCTCTACACCCCCGTCCTCGTGCTGGCGGCACTTGCGGCCATCTTCGCGATCGGATCGATCGCCACGAGCGCGTTCGTGATCGGCCCACGCCGCTACAACCGGGCCAAGCTCGACTCCTACGAGTGCGGCATCGAGCCCACGCCGCAGCCGGTCGGCGGCGGCCGGTTCCCGGTGAAGTACTACATCATCGCGATGCTCTTCATCGTCTTCGACATCGAGATCATCTTCCTCTACCCGTGGGCCGTGAACTTCGACGCGATGGCCGTCTTCGGGCTCGTCGAGATGGTCCTCTTCGTCGCCACCGTCTTCGTCGCCTACGCCTACGTATGGCGCCGCGGCGGGCTCGACTGGGACTGA
- a CDS encoding NuoB/complex I 20 kDa subunit family protein, translated as MGIEEKLPSGVLLSTVEGLAGYMRKASFWPATFGLACCAIEMMTSGGPKYDLARFGMEVFRASPRQADLMIVAGRVSQKMAPVLRQIYDQMPEPKWVLAMGVCASSGGMFNNYAIVQGVDHVVPVDMYLPGCPPRPEMLIDAILKLHDQVQATKMGANRQAEIVELETSALRALPTSQMKGLLR; from the coding sequence ATGGGTATCGAGGAGAAGCTGCCGAGCGGCGTGCTGCTCAGCACCGTCGAGGGTCTCGCCGGCTACATGCGCAAGGCGAGCTTCTGGCCGGCCACCTTCGGCCTGGCCTGCTGCGCCATCGAGATGATGACCAGCGGTGGTCCCAAGTACGACCTGGCCCGCTTCGGCATGGAGGTCTTCCGGGCCAGCCCGCGCCAGGCCGACCTGATGATCGTGGCCGGCCGCGTGAGCCAGAAGATGGCTCCGGTCCTGCGCCAGATCTACGACCAGATGCCCGAGCCCAAGTGGGTGCTCGCGATGGGCGTGTGCGCCAGCAGCGGCGGCATGTTCAACAACTACGCCATCGTCCAGGGCGTCGACCACGTCGTGCCGGTCGACATGTACCTCCCCGGCTGCCCGCCCCGGCCCGAGATGCTCATCGACGCCATCCTCAAGCTCCACGACCAGGTCCAGGCCACCAAGATGGGTGCCAACCGCCAGGCCGAGATCGTCGAGCTCGAGACCTCCGCCCTCCGGGCGCTGCCCACCTCGCAGATGAAGGGCCTGCTCCGCTGA
- a CDS encoding NADH-quinone oxidoreductase subunit C produces MADEDKTTGPDQSGPEDDKTPATTAEEVRAVGARTGMFGVRGSGDTSGYGGLVAPIVYPGAAQRPFGGWYDEVADALETVTSLGRVVVHRGEITFHVRREDLLATARHLRDDPRLRFELLSGVSGVHYPDDAGAELHVVHHLLSMTHNRRIRLEVSVPDSDPHLPSVVEIYPTADWHERETWDMFGIVFDGHPALTRILMPDDWPGHPQRKDYPLGGIPVEYKGGTIPPPDQRRSYN; encoded by the coding sequence ATGGCTGACGAGGACAAGACCACCGGCCCCGACCAGTCCGGTCCCGAGGACGACAAGACCCCCGCCACCACCGCCGAGGAGGTGCGCGCTGTCGGTGCGCGCACCGGCATGTTCGGCGTGCGCGGCAGCGGCGACACCAGTGGCTACGGCGGTCTGGTCGCCCCGATCGTCTATCCCGGAGCCGCCCAGCGGCCCTTCGGTGGCTGGTACGACGAGGTCGCCGACGCGCTCGAGACCGTCACCTCGTTGGGTCGCGTCGTGGTCCACCGCGGCGAGATCACCTTCCACGTGCGCCGCGAGGACCTCCTGGCCACCGCCCGCCACCTGCGCGACGACCCGCGGCTGCGCTTCGAGCTGCTCAGCGGGGTCAGCGGGGTCCACTACCCCGACGACGCCGGCGCCGAGCTGCACGTCGTCCACCACCTGCTCTCGATGACCCACAACCGCCGGATCCGGCTCGAGGTCAGCGTCCCCGACAGCGACCCACACCTGCCGTCGGTCGTCGAGATCTACCCGACCGCCGACTGGCACGAGCGCGAGACCTGGGACATGTTCGGCATCGTCTTCGACGGTCACCCCGCCCTCACCCGGATCCTCATGCCCGACGACTGGCCGGGCCACCCGCAGCGCAAGGACTACCCCCTCGGCGGCATCCCCGTCGAGTACAAGGGCGGCACCATCCCGCCGCCCGACCAGCGGAGGTCGTACAACTGA
- a CDS encoding NADH-quinone oxidoreductase subunit D: MSTTDNSQHDVYAGADETAEGKVFTVTGRDWDEIVEGLSGVEGVEERVVVNMGPQHPSTHGVLRLILEIEGETVTEARCGIGYLHTGIEKNMEFRSWVQGTTFVTRMDYLSPFFNEATYCLGVERLLDIEDQIPEKANVMRVLLMELNRISSHLVCIATGGMEIGALTVMTIGFRERELVLDLFELITGLRMNHAFIRPGGVAQDLPPGALDEIRGFVALMKKRLPEYAALCNANPIFKARLEGVGHLELDGCLALGLTGPPLRATGYPWDLRKSEPYSGYETYDFDVQTWDTCDAYGRFRVRLNEMWESLKLIEQAAERLAGLEGAPVMVADKKIAWPSQLAIGSDGMGNSLDHIRHIMGESMEALIHHFKLVTEGFRVPPGQAYVPIESPRGELGAHVVSDGGTRPFRTHFRDPSFTNLQATSVMSEGGQVADVIVAIASIDPVMGGVDR; the protein is encoded by the coding sequence ATGAGTACCACCGACAACAGCCAGCACGACGTCTACGCGGGTGCCGACGAGACCGCCGAGGGCAAGGTCTTCACCGTCACCGGTCGCGACTGGGACGAGATCGTCGAGGGCCTGTCCGGGGTCGAGGGCGTCGAGGAGCGCGTCGTCGTCAACATGGGTCCGCAGCACCCGTCGACGCACGGCGTGCTCCGCCTGATCCTCGAGATCGAGGGCGAGACGGTCACCGAGGCCCGCTGCGGCATCGGCTACCTGCACACCGGCATCGAGAAGAACATGGAGTTCCGCTCCTGGGTGCAGGGCACCACGTTCGTCACCCGGATGGACTACCTGTCGCCGTTCTTCAACGAGGCGACCTACTGCCTGGGCGTCGAGCGCCTGCTCGACATCGAGGACCAGATCCCCGAGAAGGCCAACGTCATGCGGGTGCTCCTCATGGAGCTCAACCGCATCTCCTCCCACCTCGTCTGCATCGCCACCGGGGGCATGGAGATCGGTGCTCTCACCGTGATGACCATCGGGTTCCGCGAGCGTGAGCTGGTGCTCGACCTGTTCGAGCTGATCACCGGTCTGCGCATGAACCACGCGTTCATCCGCCCCGGCGGCGTGGCCCAGGACCTCCCGCCGGGTGCCCTCGACGAGATCCGCGGCTTCGTGGCGCTGATGAAGAAGCGTCTGCCCGAGTACGCCGCCCTGTGCAACGCCAACCCGATCTTCAAGGCCCGCCTCGAGGGCGTCGGCCACCTCGAGCTCGACGGGTGCCTGGCCCTCGGCCTGACGGGTCCGCCGCTGCGGGCGACCGGTTACCCGTGGGACCTGCGCAAGTCCGAGCCCTACAGCGGCTACGAGACCTACGACTTCGACGTCCAGACGTGGGACACGTGCGATGCCTACGGCCGCTTCCGGGTCCGGCTCAACGAGATGTGGGAGTCCCTCAAGCTCATCGAGCAGGCGGCCGAGCGGCTCGCCGGCCTCGAGGGTGCCCCAGTGATGGTCGCCGACAAGAAGATCGCCTGGCCCAGCCAGCTCGCGATCGGCAGCGACGGCATGGGCAACAGCCTCGACCACATCCGCCACATCATGGGCGAGTCGATGGAAGCCCTCATCCACCACTTCAAGCTGGTCACCGAGGGCTTCCGGGTCCCGCCCGGCCAGGCCTACGTGCCGATCGAGTCGCCGCGTGGCGAGCTCGGCGCCCACGTGGTCTCCGACGGGGGCACCCGCCCGTTCCGCACCCACTTCCGCGACCCGTCCTTCACCAACCTGCAGGCCACCAGCGTGATGAGCGAGGGCGGCCAGGTCGCCGACGTCATCGTCGCCATCGCCTCGATCGACCCCGTGATGGGAGGCGTCGACCGATGA
- the nuoE gene encoding NADH-quinone oxidoreductase subunit NuoE, with translation MSLSTETRAELVEIAGRYPQKRSGLLPMLHLVQASEGRITPEGIEACAEILEISAADVSGVATFYTMYKRRPVGDYHVGVCTNTLCAVMGGDEIFATLKDHLDVGNDETTDDGKITLEHVECNAACDYAPVMMVNWEFMDNQTPQSAVQLVDDLRAGAEVHSTRGPRLCTWREAERVLAGFPDGLAGEGPSAGPASLVGLGIARERGWTAPEAESERPLAAGDGGDGDPAPAVPTEKSEQRQAVAESGDSTAKQAAAEEQSPTSETAAEKTEAD, from the coding sequence ATGAGCCTCAGCACCGAGACCCGCGCCGAGCTGGTCGAGATCGCCGGCCGCTACCCGCAGAAGCGTTCCGGCCTGCTGCCCATGCTCCACCTCGTGCAGGCCTCCGAGGGGCGCATCACGCCCGAGGGGATCGAGGCCTGCGCCGAGATCCTGGAGATCTCCGCCGCCGACGTCAGCGGCGTCGCGACGTTCTACACGATGTACAAGCGTCGCCCCGTGGGCGACTACCACGTCGGGGTCTGCACCAACACGCTGTGCGCGGTGATGGGCGGCGACGAGATCTTCGCGACGCTCAAGGACCACCTCGACGTCGGCAACGACGAGACCACCGACGACGGCAAGATCACGCTCGAGCACGTCGAGTGCAACGCGGCCTGCGACTACGCCCCGGTGATGATGGTCAACTGGGAGTTCATGGACAACCAGACCCCGCAGTCGGCGGTCCAGCTGGTCGACGACCTGCGCGCCGGCGCCGAGGTCCACTCCACCCGCGGTCCGCGACTGTGCACCTGGCGCGAGGCCGAGCGCGTGCTCGCCGGGTTCCCCGACGGCCTGGCAGGCGAGGGCCCCTCGGCCGGTCCGGCGTCCCTGGTCGGGCTCGGCATCGCCCGCGAGCGCGGCTGGACCGCCCCCGAGGCGGAGTCCGAGCGTCCCCTCGCGGCCGGCGACGGCGGCGACGGCGACCCGGCCCCCGCCGTACCGACCGAGAAGTCGGAGCAGCGGCAGGCGGTCGCCGAGTCCGGTGACTCCACCGCCAAGCAGGCGGCGGCCGAGGAGCAGAGCCCGACCAGCGAGACCGCAGCCGAGAAGACCGAGGCGGACTGA
- the nuoF gene encoding NADH-quinone oxidoreductase subunit NuoF: protein MTDTLTPVLTDDWDAERSWTLETYESRGGYGALTKALTMPPADIITAVKDSGLRGRGGAGFPTGMKWSFIPQDNPKPKYLVVNADESEPGTCKDIPLMMATPHTLVEGVIISSFAIRANHAFIYIRGEVLHVIRRVQAAVAEAYAAGHLGKNIHGSGYDLDVVVHAGAGAYICGEETALLEGLEGRRGQPRLRPPFPAVAGLYASPTVINNVESIASVPSIIANGASWFASMGTEKSKGFGIFSLSGHVTTPGQYEAPLGITLRELIDLAGGIRHGHELKFWTPGGSSTPLLTAEHLDVPLDFEGVAGVGSMLGTRAIQLFDETTCVVRAVLRWTEFYKHESCGKCTPCREGTWWLVQTLASLERGQGTEADLDLLLDQCDNILGRSFCALGDGATSPISSSIGYFRDEYLAHLTHGGCPFDATASTAWAGALTGAAS from the coding sequence GTGACTGACACCCTGACCCCGGTCCTGACCGACGACTGGGACGCCGAGCGCTCTTGGACGCTGGAGACCTACGAGTCGCGCGGCGGCTACGGGGCGCTGACGAAGGCGCTGACGATGCCGCCGGCCGACATCATCACCGCCGTCAAGGACTCCGGCCTGCGCGGCCGGGGCGGCGCCGGGTTCCCGACCGGCATGAAGTGGTCCTTCATCCCGCAGGACAACCCCAAGCCCAAGTACCTCGTGGTCAACGCCGACGAGTCCGAGCCGGGCACCTGCAAGGACATCCCGCTCATGATGGCCACGCCGCACACGCTGGTCGAGGGCGTCATCATCAGCTCGTTCGCGATCCGGGCCAACCACGCCTTCATCTACATCCGCGGCGAGGTCCTCCACGTCATCCGCCGGGTCCAGGCCGCGGTCGCCGAGGCCTACGCCGCCGGCCACCTCGGCAAGAACATCCACGGCTCCGGCTACGACCTCGACGTGGTCGTCCACGCCGGCGCCGGCGCCTACATCTGCGGCGAGGAGACCGCGCTCCTCGAGGGCCTCGAGGGCCGCCGCGGCCAACCCCGCCTGCGCCCGCCGTTCCCGGCCGTCGCTGGTCTCTACGCGAGCCCCACGGTGATCAACAACGTCGAGTCGATCGCGTCGGTGCCGAGCATCATCGCCAACGGCGCCTCGTGGTTCGCGTCGATGGGCACCGAGAAGTCCAAGGGCTTCGGCATCTTCTCGCTCTCGGGTCACGTCACGACCCCGGGCCAGTACGAAGCCCCGCTCGGCATCACGCTGCGCGAGCTCATCGACCTGGCCGGCGGCATCCGCCACGGCCACGAGCTGAAGTTCTGGACCCCCGGCGGGTCCAGCACCCCGCTGCTGACCGCTGAGCACCTCGACGTGCCCCTCGACTTCGAGGGCGTCGCCGGCGTCGGCTCGATGCTCGGTACCCGCGCCATCCAGCTCTTCGACGAGACCACCTGCGTCGTGCGTGCCGTGCTGCGCTGGACCGAGTTCTACAAGCACGAGTCCTGCGGCAAGTGCACCCCGTGCCGCGAGGGCACCTGGTGGCTGGTGCAGACCCTCGCCTCGCTCGAGCGTGGGCAGGGCACTGAGGCCGACCTCGACCTGCTCCTCGACCAGTGCGACAACATCCTGGGACGCTCGTTCTGCGCCCTCGGCGACGGCGCCACGAGCCCGATCTCGAGCTCGATCGGCTACTTCCGCGACGAGTACCTCGCCCACCTCACCCACGGCGGCTGCCCGTTCGACGCCACGGCCTCCACGGCCTGGGCCGGAGCCCTGACCGGAGCCGCATCATGA